The Arachis hypogaea cultivar Tifrunner chromosome 16, arahy.Tifrunner.gnm2.J5K5, whole genome shotgun sequence genome contains a region encoding:
- the LOC112757656 gene encoding inositol transporter 1-like yields the protein MVADMCVSIKAGSSDYLEKHPERRISFSQNFYIIGVTFAAGIGGLLFGYDTGVISGALLYIKDDFEVVKNSSFLQELIVAMALIGAIFGAAIGGYINDSLGRKAATIVADICFAVGSLLIAVAPNPTLIIVGRFFVGLGVGFASVTAPMYIAEVSPSEIRGGLVSVNCLMITTGQFLSFVINYGLTRVPGTWRWMLGIAGTPAVIQLVLMVFLPESPRCLYLKNRKEEATNVLSRIYPSPRLEDEIDILEAHMEQEQKDKVKVKYSDVFKLKEIRVAFICGAGLQAFQQLTGISVIMYYSPTIIQLAGFKSNESALFLSLIVSAINAGGTIIGIYLIDIVGRKKLTLSSLIGVVGSLILLSASCYVRGHGNPGLVYGWLAVVGLALYIIFFAPGMGPVPWAVNTEIYPEEFRGICGGMSATINWVGSVIMSISFLSFVDAIGLGESFMILLAVACVAIVFVIFYMPETKGLTFEEVSNIWKEKAYGKDKNIESMVEQAST from the exons ATGGTGGCTGATATGTGCGTGTCGATTAAAGCAGGAAGCTCTGATTATTTGGAGAAACATCCAGAGCGCAGAATATCATTTTCCCAAAATTTTTACATTATTGGAGTTACTTTTGCAGCTGGTATTGGTGGCCTTCTATTTGGTTATGATACTG GTGTGATATCTGGCGCTCTCTTGTACATAAAAGATGATTTTGAAGTTGTAAAGAACAGTAGTTTTCTTCAG GAACTAATAGTTGCCATGGCCTTAATTGGTGCAATTTTCGGTGCCGCCATTGGTGGTTACATTAATGATTCTTTAGGGCGTAAGGCTGCCACTATTGTGGCAGATATTTGTTTCGCAGTAGGATCACTCTTGATCGCCGTCGCACCAAATCCCACTCTTATCATAGTTGGCCGGTTTTTTGTTGGCCTAGGTGTAGGTTTTGCCTCTGTTACTGCTCCTATGTATATCGCAGAAGTATCACCGTCTGAAATAAGAGGTGGATTAGTTAGTGTCAATTGTCTTATGATCACAACTGGCCAATTTCTTTCCTTTGTCATCAATTATGGTTTGACTAGA GTTCCTGGAACATGGCGTTGGATGCTTGGAATTGCAGGTACACCAGCTGTTATTCAGTTGGTTCTTATGGTCTTTCTTCCTGAGTCCCCCAGATGTCTATATTTGAAG AATAGGAAGGAGGAGGCCACCAATGTTCTTTCTAGGATATACCCATCTCCTCGGTTGGAGGACGAAATAGATATTCTTGAAGCTCACATGGAGCAAGAACAAAAGGataaggtcaaagttaaatacaGTGATGTATTTAAGTTGAAAGAAATCAGAGTTGCGTTCATATGTGGCGCTGGACTTCAAGCATTCCAACAACTTACCGGTATTAGTGTTATAATGTACTATAGCCCAACAATCATTCAATTGGCTGGCTTCAAATCAAACGAATCGGCTTTGTTCTTATCCCTCATTGTTTCTGCAATTAATGCCGGTGGCACAATTATTGGCATTTACCTTATTGACATTGTAGGGCGAAAGAAGCTTACACTTAGTAGCTTAATAGGTGTGGTTGGATCGTTAATCCTACTCTCTGCTTCATGTTATGTTAGAGGACATGGCAACCCGGGTTTAGTTTATGGATGGCTTGCTGTTGTGGGTTTGGCTTtgtatattatattctttgcACCTGGAATGGGTCCTGTTCCTTGGGCTGTGAACACAGAGATATACCCTGAAGAGTTTAGAGGAATATGTGGTGGCATGTCTGCAACAATTAATTGGGTTGGTAGTGTCATCATGTCTATTAGCTTCCTTTCTTTTGTGGATGCTATTGGGCTTGGTGAGAGTTTTATGATTCTTTTGGCTGTTGCTTGTGTTGCAAtagtttttgtgattttctatATGCCAGAGACAAAAGGATTGACTTTTGAAGAAGTTTCAAATATTTGGAAGGAGAAAGCCTATGGAAAAGATAAAAACATAGAGAGCATGGTTGAGCAAGCAAGTACATGA